From Lutra lutra chromosome 14, mLutLut1.2, whole genome shotgun sequence, a single genomic window includes:
- the LOC125084484 gene encoding fatty acid-binding protein 5-like, translated as MATIQQLVGRWRLVESKGFDEYMKEVGVGIALRKMGAMAKPDCIISSDGKNLTIKTESTLKTTQFSCNLGEKFEETTADGRKTQTVCNFTDGALVQHQEWDGKESTITRKLENGKLVVECVMNNVTSTRVYKKVE; from the coding sequence ATGGCCACCATTCAGCAACTGGTAGGAAGATGGCGCTTAGTGGAGAGCAAAGGCTTTGACGAATACATGAAGGAAGTAGGAGTGGGAATAGCTCTGCGAAAAATGGGTGCAATGGCCAAACCAGATTGTATCATCTCTTCTGATGGCAAAAACCTCACCATAAAAACTGAGAGCACTTTGAAAACAACCCAGTTTTCATGTAACCTGGGAGAGAAGTTTGAAGAAACTACAGCTGATGGCAGAAAAACTCAGACGGTCTGCAACTTCACAGATGGCGCATTGGTTCAACATCAGGAATGGGATGGGAAGGAAAGCACAATcacaagaaaattggaaaatgggAAATTAGTGGTGGAATGCGTCATGAACAATGTCACCTCTACTCGGGTCTATAAAAAAGTAGAGTAA